The following are encoded in a window of Candidatus Aminicenantes bacterium genomic DNA:
- a CDS encoding type II toxin-antitoxin system prevent-host-death family antitoxin: protein MRFVNVRELKSKTSEILRAAAGEDIVVTNHGKPVAVVTGIDAGDLERIGRGGGAGRVAEGPPVWHTSAHDSDAGLPHPAPSPFPPSEGRIEIDPASGARRRPDWNPLKAVFWDYPNLTEERALKAFLAEAKANPESGSLDWAMTRLLERGRVVDVKKLFDWSEIRMALTRVRLSPWARAKWNRMLEVYDHA from the coding sequence ATGCGTTTCGTCAATGTTAGAGAGCTTAAAAGCAAGACGTCAGAAATACTCCGGGCGGCTGCGGGCGAGGATATCGTCGTCACGAATCACGGCAAGCCTGTGGCCGTCGTTACCGGCATAGATGCGGGGGATCTGGAGAGGATCGGGCGCGGAGGCGGAGCGGGAAGGGTCGCTGAGGGCCCACCGGTGTGGCATACGAGTGCGCACGATTCGGATGCCGGTTTGCCGCATCCCGCACCGTCGCCCTTCCCCCCCTCGGAAGGGCGTATTGAAATCGACCCAGCTTCCGGGGCAAGGCGGAGGCCTGATTGGAATCCCCTGAAGGCCGTGTTTTGGGATTACCCGAATCTGACGGAAGAGCGAGCTCTCAAGGCGTTTCTTGCTGAGGCGAAAGCGAATCCCGAAAGCGGATCGCTTGATTGGGCCATGACCAGATTGCTCGAACGCGGTCGAGTCGTCGATGTTAAAAAGCTCTTCGACTGGAGCGAGATCCGAATGGCATTGACTCGGGTCCGCTTATCGCCCTGGGCAAGGGCCAAGTGGAATCGCATGCTCGAGGTATACGATCATGCTTAG